A genomic stretch from Budorcas taxicolor isolate Tak-1 chromosome 15, Takin1.1, whole genome shotgun sequence includes:
- the LOC128060611 gene encoding caspase-13 — protein MAEDKHNKNPLKTLESLGKELISGLLDDFVEKNVLKLEEEEKKKIYDAKLQDKARVLVDSIRQKNQEAGQVFVQTFLNIDKNSTNIKAPEETVAGPDESAGSAATLKLCPHEEFLKLCKERAGEIYPIKERKDRTRLALIICNTEFDHLPPRNGADLDILGMKQLLEGLGYTVEVEEKLTARDMESVLWKFAAREEHKSSDSTFLVFMSHGILDGICGTMHSDEEPDVLPYDTIFRTFNNRNCLSLKDKPKVIIVQACRGANRGELWVSDSPAALADSFSQSPENLEEDAVYKTHVEKDFIAFCSSTPHNVSWRDIKKGSLFITQLITCFQKYAWCCHLEEVFRKVQQSFEKPNVKAQMPTVERLSMTRYFYLFPGN, from the exons ATGGCTG AAGACAAACACAACAAAAACCCACTTAAGACGTTGGAATCTTTGGGCAAAGAACTCATTTCTGGCCTTTTGGATGACTTTGTGGAAAAAAATGTCCTGAAattggaggaagaggagaagaaaaaaatttatgatgCCAAACTTCAAGACAAAGCCCGGGTCTTGGTTGATTCTATACGACAGAAAaaccaagaggcaggtcaagtctTTGTTCAAACTTTCCTAAACATAGACAAAAATTCCACCAATATAAAAG CTCCTGAGGAAACTGTGGCTGGACCAGATGAGTCAGCAGGATCTGCAGCTACCCTCAAGCTTTGCCCTCATGAAGAATTCCTGAAACTGTGTAAAGAAAGGGCTGGAGAG ATATAtccaataaaagagagaaaggaccGCACTCGTCTGGCTCTCATCATATGCAATACAGAGTTTGATCATCTGCCTCCCAGGAATGGGGCTGACCTTGACATTCTTGGAATGAAGCAGCTGCTTGAGGGTCTTGGCTACACTGTGGAAGTGGAAGAGAAACTCACAGCCAGA GACATGGAATCAGTGCTGTGGAAATTTGCTGCACGCGAAGAGCACAAATCCTCAGACAGTACATTCTTGGTATTCATGTCTCATGGCATCCTGGATGGGATCTGTGGGACTATGCACAGTGATGAGGAACCAGATGTATTACCTTATGACACCATCTTCCGGACATTCAACAACCGTAATTGCCTCAGTCTAAAGGACAAACCTAAAGTCATCATTGTCCAGGCCTGCAGAGGTG CAAATCGTGGGGAATTGTGGGTCAGTGACTCTCCAGCAGCCTTGGCAGACAGCTTTTCACAGTCACCCGAGAACCTGGAAGAGGATGCTGTTTACAAGACCCACGTGGAGAAGGACTTCATTGCTTTCTGTTCCTCAACTCCAC ATAATGTGTCCTGGAGAGACATCAAAAAAGGTTCTCTCTTCATTACACAACTCATCACATGCTTCCAAAAATATGCTTGGTGCTGTCATCTTGAGGAAGTATTTAGGAAG